Proteins from one Telopea speciosissima isolate NSW1024214 ecotype Mountain lineage chromosome 1, Tspe_v1, whole genome shotgun sequence genomic window:
- the LOC122663977 gene encoding peptide-N4-(N-acetyl-beta-glucosaminyl)asparagine amidase A-like, producing the protein MANPTPFPFGSHASVFFNFLLLCFLIHQSHSTTPPLDSSSSSSSSLPGRYFKSLPSSLYQNESSEYTEITVPLQFDNVNSSCSLLLLQQDFGNTFGSSPVTAPYSPPSECPAPWSHVVLELRASCQGEQYDRIAGVWLDGIEILRTSTAEPTDSGIFWKVRKDVTRYSSLLSRSNLTLSVMLENIVNDVFTGVYHVNISLLYYGRRLKFISGEPSGRSRSQTEVQESLRLGIASRKPADLIVPIASDGEDGFWFRIENELDVHSKWIQIPLNTYRAVLEIYVSFHGNDEFWYSNPPDDYIKLNNLSTGRGNGAFREVFATIDGFLVGSQIPFPVIFTGGINPLFWEPVVAIGAFNLPSYDIDLTPFLGLLLDGKDHSFGLGVTNGISFWLVNANLHIWLDPKLSTVQAKTVLYMVPPLTVKRKTKFHELDGSFKVKAKRKIQFSGWVNSTAGNFTTHVFHKFKLQNSIKFMRNGTYKEVEQTIESKTLVRINFLWRISTSLFLTRKN; encoded by the exons ATGGCAAATCCTACTCCATTTCCATTTGGTTCTCACGCCTCCGTCTTCTTCAACTTCCTTCTCCTCTGTTTTCTCATTCATCAATCTCATTCCACAACTCCTCctcttgattcttcttcttcttcttcttcatctcttcccgGCCGTTACTTCAAGTCCCTGCCTTCATCTCTCTATCAGAACGAATCGTCCGAGTATACTGAGATCACGGTACCTCTCCAATTCGACAACGTCAACTCTTCCTGCTCTCTCCTCCTTCTACAACAAGATTTTGGCAACACCTTCGGCTCTTCACCGGTCACAGCCCCCTACTCTCCACCATCCGAATGCCCTGCTCCATGGTCGCATGTCGTCCTCGAGCTACGCGCCTCCTGCCAGGGAGAACAGTACGACCGTATTGCCGGCGTTTGGCTCGATGGGATCGAGATTCTACGGACCAGCACCGCCGAGCCTACTGATTCTGGAATCTTTTGGAAGGTCAGGAAGGATGTCACCAGAtactcctctcttctctcccgcTCCAATCTCACCCTCTCAGTCATGCTCGAGAATATCGTCAACGACGTCTTCACCGGTGTCTACCACGTCAACATCTCTCTGCTTTATTACGGGAGGAGATTGAAGTTCATATCTGGTGAACCTAGTGGTAGAAGTAGAAGTCAAACGGAGGTGCAAGAAAGCTTGAGGTTGGGGATTGCATCTCGAAAGCCTGCAGATTTGATAGTACCGATAGCAAGCGATGGCGAAGATGGATTCTGGTTTCGAATTGAGAATGAATTGGATGTTCACTCGAAATGGATCCAGATTCCCCTGAATACTTACAGAGCTGTTTTGGAGATCTACGTTTCATTTCATGGAAATGATGAGTTCTGGTACTCGAACCCTCCCGACGATTACATCAAACTGAACAACTTGTCCACGGGTCGAGGTAATGGAGCTTTCCGGGAGGTTTTTGCGACGATCGATGGTTTTCTTGTTGGGTCTCAGATCCCTTTTCCTGTCATATTTACCGGAGGAATCAATCCCTTGTTCTGGGAACCGGTTGTGGCAATTGGGGCTTTCAATCTACCTTCGTATGACATCGATTTAACCCCATTTCTTGGCCTGCTTTTGGATGGAAAAGATCATTCTTTCGGTCTCGGAGTTACGAATGGCATTTCATTTTGGCTTGTGAATGCAAATTTGCACATTTGGTTAGATCCCAAGTTGTCTACTGTACAGGCGAAGACTGTTCTTTACATGGTTCCTCCTCTGACAGTGAAACGAAAAACGAAATTTCACGAACTTGATGGATCATTCAAAGTAAAGGCAAAGAGAAAGATACAATTCTCCGGTTGGGTGAATTCGACTGCTGGGAACTTCACCACTCACGTCTTTCACAAATTCAAGTTGCAAAACTCCATCAAGTTCATGAGGAATGGAACGTACAAGGAGGTCGAACAGACAATTGAATCTAAGACGCTTGTCCG GATAAATTTTCTATGGCGAATTTcaacttctctctttctaacacGCAAAAATTAG
- the LOC122663881 gene encoding uncharacterized protein LOC122663881 codes for MTLTEDLANDGQQTPDPLTPMGPSFDDIDETEDYRLAKHKLDKTPTGHRKRSLTADMSNSFMTWDKFCAWRMLKLHLHHDPTNLLEVPTVELIFAVMASNDDEDDMIIIMYVTLLAAASLNTREPCRDSIFRGSMMINEILNGHSDRCYQEYRMERHVFVNLYSLMVNRGWLNDTRYIRVDEQIAMFLFIVGKRASNRDVQERFQHSGETISRIFNMVLLAMRKLAKERIRPPRFNRIPIEIEANPKYYPYFKDCIGAIDGTHIHAIVPMEDQKRYRNRKGITTQNVMCACSFDMRFIFVNVGWEGSANDCRVFESARSNPSFNFPHPPPGKYYVVDSGYANQTGYLTPFRGERYHLPDYRGAGRTPRTARELFNYRHSSLRNVIERTFGVIKNKFLLLRQMHHFSVKTQGNIVIACCGLHNYIRDEQKLDKYFSKLGGDEAESDLDELNPPPEEYNGPSSLSQREQARQMNDIRN; via the exons ATGACTCTGACCGAAGATCTTGCAAATGATGGTCAACAGACACCTGATCCTTTAACACCTATGGGCCCAAGTTTTGATGATATAGATGAGACAGAGGATTATCGTCttgccaaacacaagcttgataAAACACCCACTGGCCATAGGAAGAGGAGTTTAACTGCAGATATGTCAAACTCATTCATGACTTGGGACAAGTTTTGTGCTTGGAGGATGCTGAAGTTACATCTCCACCACGATCCAACCAACCTTCTGGAAGTGCCCACAGTGGAGTTGATA TTTGCAGTTATGGCATCcaatgatgatgaggatgatatGATCATCATTATGTATGTGACATTATTGGCCGCAGCGTCACTCAATACTAGAGAACCATGTAGGGATAGTATCTTTCGGGGGTCAATGATGATAAATGAGATATTGAATGGCCATTCGGATAGATGTTACCAAGAATATAGGATGGAACGGCATGTATTTGTTAACCTATATAGTCTAATGGTTAATAGGGGTTGGTTGAATGATACTCGGTATATTAGGGTAGATGAACAAATAGCAATGTTCTTGTTCATAGTAGGAAAGAGAGCAAGTAATAGAGATGTGCAAGAGAGATTTCAGCATTCTGGCGAAACAATTAGTCGAATCTTCAACATGGTATTGCTAGCTATGCGTAAATTAGCTAAGGAAAGAATCAGGCCACCAAGATTCAATCGAATCCCTATTGAGATTGAAGCAAACCCAAAATACTATCCGTATTTCAAG GATTGCATTGGTGCCATCGATGGCACTCATATCCATGCTATTGTACCAATGGAAGATCAAAAACGATATCGAAATCGGAAAGGAATTACAACACAAAATGTCATGTGTGCTTGTTCTTTCGACATGCGCTTTATATTTGTGAATGTTGGCTGGGAAGGTAGTGCCAATGACTGTCGGGTCTTTGAATCAGCAAGAAGTAATCCAAGTTTTAACTTCCCTCATCCACCTCCAG gcAAATATTACGTTGTAGACTCTGGTTATGCGAATCAGACAGGATATTTGACACCATTCAGAGGTGAGAGATATCATCTTCCAGATTATAGAGGTGCAGGAAGAACTCCAAGAACAGCTAGAGAATTGTTCAACTACAGGCATTCCTCTTTGAGGAATGTCATTGAACGTACATTTGGAGTTATCAAAAACAAATTCTTGCTTTTAAGACAGATGCATCATTTTTCTGTGAAGACCCAAGGTAATATTGTCATTGCATGTTGTGGTTTGCATAACTACATTAGAGATGAACAAAAATTAGATAAATATTTTTCCAAACTTGGTGGAGATGAAGCTGAATCAGATCTTGATGAGTTAAACCCACCTCCTGAAGAGTATAATGGACCCTCATCATTGAGTCAAAGGGAACAAGCCAGACAGATGAACGATATTAGGAACTGA